A genomic region of Zalophus californianus isolate mZalCal1 chromosome 11, mZalCal1.pri.v2, whole genome shotgun sequence contains the following coding sequences:
- the LOC113920277 gene encoding programmed cell death protein 5: MAEEELEALRKQRLAELQAKHGDPGDAAQQEAKHREAEMRNSILAQVLDQSARARLSNLALVKPEKTKAVENYLIQMARYGQLSGKVSEQGLIEILEKVSQQTEKKTTVKFNRRKVMDSDEEDDY; this comes from the coding sequence ATGGCGGAGGAGGAgctggaggctctgaggaaacagaggctggcCGAACTGCAGGCGAAACATGGGGATCCTGGCGATGCAGCACAACAGGAAGCAAAACACAGGgaagcagaaatgagaaacagTATCTTAGCCCAAGTCCTGGATCAGTCAGCCCGGGCCCGTTTAAGTAACTTAGCACTTGTAAAGCCCGAAAAAACTAAAGCAGTAGAGAATTACCTCATACAGATGGCAAGATATGGACAACTAAGTGGGAAGGTATCAGAACAAGGTTTAATAGAAATCCTTGAAAAAGTAAgccaacaaacagaaaagaaaaccacagttaAATTCAACAGAAGAAAAGTCATGGACTCTGATGAAGAGGATGATTATTGA